Proteins encoded in a region of the Paramagnetospirillum magneticum AMB-1 genome:
- the ccrA gene encoding crotonyl-CoA carboxylase/reductase: MSEQVVKDLYELGEIPPIGHVPKQMYAWAIRRERHGNPDSAMQVEVVDTPDIDPHEVLIMVMAAGVNYNGVWACLGKPISPFDYHKADYHIAGSDASGIIYKVGSKVKRWKVGDEVVVHCNQTDGDDEECNGGDPMNSATQRIWGYETPDGSFAQFCRVQAQQVMQRPKHLTWEESACYTLTLATAYRMLFGHRPHVLRPGHNVLVWGAAGGLGSMAIQLIAVSGGNAIGVVSEEDKREFVLGLGAKGVINRKDFDCWGQLPDVDGDPKVFGDYMKKTREFGKAIWDITGKGNDVDFVFEHPGESTFPVSCNVVKRGGMVVFCAGTTGYNLTFDARFVWMRQKRIQGSHFANLLQASQANQLVIERRIDPCMSEVYAWNDIPHAHMQMLKNLHKPGNMAVLVQAHKPGRYTVEDCIEG; the protein is encoded by the coding sequence ATGAGCGAGCAGGTGGTCAAGGATCTCTACGAACTGGGTGAGATTCCGCCGATCGGACACGTGCCGAAGCAGATGTACGCCTGGGCCATCCGGCGCGAGCGTCACGGCAACCCCGACTCCGCCATGCAGGTGGAGGTGGTCGACACCCCCGACATCGATCCGCATGAAGTGCTGATCATGGTGATGGCCGCCGGCGTCAACTACAACGGCGTCTGGGCCTGCCTGGGCAAGCCCATCTCGCCCTTCGACTATCACAAGGCCGATTACCACATCGCCGGTTCCGACGCCTCGGGCATCATCTACAAGGTGGGCTCCAAGGTGAAGCGCTGGAAGGTCGGCGACGAGGTGGTGGTTCACTGCAACCAGACCGACGGCGACGACGAGGAGTGCAACGGCGGCGACCCGATGAACTCCGCCACCCAGCGCATCTGGGGCTACGAGACCCCCGACGGCTCCTTCGCCCAGTTCTGCCGCGTGCAGGCGCAGCAGGTCATGCAGCGCCCCAAGCACCTGACCTGGGAAGAAAGCGCCTGCTACACCCTGACGCTGGCGACCGCCTACCGCATGCTGTTCGGCCATCGCCCGCATGTGCTGCGTCCCGGCCACAACGTCCTGGTGTGGGGCGCCGCTGGCGGCCTGGGCTCCATGGCCATCCAGCTGATCGCCGTCTCGGGCGGCAACGCCATCGGCGTGGTGTCCGAGGAAGACAAGCGTGAGTTCGTCCTGGGCCTGGGCGCCAAGGGCGTGATCAACCGCAAGGACTTCGATTGCTGGGGCCAGCTGCCCGACGTGGACGGCGATCCCAAGGTCTTCGGCGACTACATGAAGAAGACCCGCGAGTTCGGCAAGGCCATCTGGGACATCACCGGCAAGGGCAACGACGTCGACTTCGTGTTCGAGCATCCCGGCGAGTCCACCTTCCCGGTGTCGTGCAACGTGGTCAAGCGCGGCGGCATGGTGGTGTTCTGCGCCGGCACCACCGGCTACAACCTGACCTTCGACGCCCGCTTCGTGTGGATGCGCCAGAAGCGTATCCAGGGCAGCCACTTCGCCAACCTGCTGCAGGCCTCCCAGGCCAACCAGCTGGTCATCGAGCGCCGCATCGACCCCTGCATGTCCGAGGTCTATGCCTGGAACGACATCCCGCATGCCCACATGCAGATGCTGAAGAACCTGCACAAGCCCGGCAACATGGCGGTGCTGGTCCAGGCCCACAAGCCCGGCCGCTACACCGTCGAAGACTGCATCGAAGGCTGA